Proteins encoded by one window of Acetivibrio thermocellus ATCC 27405:
- a CDS encoding glucose-1-phosphate adenylyltransferase, with the protein MHKKEIIALLLAGGQGSRLGVLTKNIAKPAVLYGGKYRIIDFSLSNCVNSDIDTVGVLTQYQPLELNAHIGIGKPWDMDRINGGVTILSPYLKAEIGEWYKGTANAVFQNIHYVDKYSPKYVIILSGDHVYKMNYSQMLDFHKENNADATISVINVPWEEASRYGIMNTYENGKIYEFEEKPQNPKSNLASMGVYIFNWEVLKEYLIRDDQNEESAHDFGKNIIPMMLKEGRSMWAYKFNGYWRDVGTIQAYWESNMDLISRVPEFNLFDPAWKIYTPNPVKPAHYIGPTGSVKKSIVAEGCMIYGSVRNSVLFPGVYVSEGAEIVDSIVMSDSVIGENTQIYKCIIGEEVKVGKNVRMGIGENIPNELKPHLYDSGITVVGEKAVVPDGCQIGKNVVIDPYITAEEFPSLNIESAKSVLKGGETE; encoded by the coding sequence ATGCATAAAAAGGAGATTATTGCCTTGCTGCTTGCCGGCGGTCAGGGCAGTAGACTGGGTGTACTGACAAAAAACATTGCAAAGCCTGCAGTTTTGTATGGAGGTAAGTACAGGATAATCGATTTCTCTCTCAGCAACTGTGTTAATTCCGATATTGATACGGTAGGAGTGCTGACCCAATACCAACCCCTTGAGCTTAACGCACACATAGGAATCGGAAAGCCGTGGGATATGGACAGGATAAACGGAGGAGTTACAATATTGTCGCCGTATCTTAAGGCGGAAATAGGTGAGTGGTATAAGGGAACGGCAAATGCAGTTTTTCAGAATATCCATTATGTTGACAAGTATTCTCCTAAATATGTAATAATCCTCTCGGGAGACCATGTTTACAAGATGAACTATTCCCAAATGCTCGATTTCCATAAAGAGAACAATGCTGATGCAACCATATCGGTAATAAATGTTCCATGGGAAGAGGCAAGCAGATATGGAATTATGAATACTTATGAAAACGGAAAAATATATGAGTTTGAAGAAAAACCGCAAAATCCGAAAAGTAATCTTGCTTCCATGGGAGTTTACATATTTAATTGGGAGGTTTTAAAAGAGTACCTTATAAGAGATGATCAGAACGAAGAATCAGCCCATGACTTCGGTAAAAATATCATCCCGATGATGCTTAAAGAAGGCAGAAGCATGTGGGCATACAAATTCAACGGATATTGGAGGGATGTCGGTACCATACAAGCTTACTGGGAGTCGAACATGGATCTTATAAGCAGGGTTCCCGAATTCAACCTTTTTGATCCCGCATGGAAGATTTATACTCCGAATCCGGTCAAACCGGCTCACTATATAGGCCCCACCGGAAGTGTAAAAAAGTCCATTGTCGCTGAAGGCTGCATGATATACGGCAGTGTCAGGAATTCTGTTTTGTTCCCCGGTGTTTATGTAAGTGAGGGAGCAGAAATTGTTGACTCTATAGTAATGAGCGACAGTGTTATTGGTGAGAATACCCAGATCTACAAATGTATTATCGGTGAAGAAGTAAAGGTTGGGAAAAATGTGAGAATGGGAATCGGCGAAAACATACCCAATGAACTTAAACCCCATTTGTATGATTCCGGCATAACGGTGGTCGGGGAAAAGGCTGTTGTACCTGACGGATGTCAGATAGGAAAAAATGTTGTTATAGATCCGTACATAACCGCGGAAGAATTTCCCTCGCTTAATATCGAGTCTGCAAAAAGTGTTTTAAAGGGAGGAGAAACCGAATGA
- a CDS encoding response regulator, with protein MFAVMVVDDDPKIREWFEVEIEWGKMGFDFICSAKDGIDALNKLNQHNKLDLVISDIDIPKMNGIELLNSIKEYNLSSMIVLLSDENNMAHVKQGLLLGAFDYILKPLDKDKVIDVLKKAHDSLMDKKMEEERNKNLKKKLELNLSLSRDKILQDLLRGKEFPFQELDYIQNEYNISLQKGMVQVGIIEIGNFDADSRELIKSGRFDSLVEEVGKIISNTLSEFPELNCNMVEMDIGLISVILQPVGQKELQDFEDMTADFFEKVLKGIKQDANMRATIGIGGAYSSLRDISQSYMGAKAALRHKFILGGNRVIHIKTDYNEKQNLLYPAEREKMLVESIMSGDDNALKLAENMFDDIAIGTGDNLKRIAFAANQLVFNISNFIDMQYDFINKLYDFRKFNNMDFSKFSSKDEIKEFFLSFVTELLNVVKEYKPAQNNTLIKKACEYVLNHIDQEITLMTIADYLNISKNYFCSLFKQETGYNFLEYVTKVKMEWAKKLLREGNYKTYEVSEMLGYREASYFSRLFRKYTKLSPAEYKKNFENQ; from the coding sequence TTGTTTGCCGTTATGGTAGTCGATGATGATCCTAAGATACGGGAATGGTTTGAAGTTGAAATAGAATGGGGAAAGATGGGATTTGATTTTATCTGTTCAGCCAAGGATGGAATTGACGCGCTCAACAAATTGAATCAGCATAATAAGTTGGATCTTGTAATTTCTGATATAGATATACCTAAAATGAATGGCATAGAATTGCTTAATTCCATAAAAGAATACAATCTTTCTTCGATGATTGTCTTGTTAAGTGATGAGAACAACATGGCCCATGTCAAGCAGGGGTTGCTTCTGGGAGCATTTGATTACATATTGAAACCTTTGGATAAGGATAAAGTAATTGATGTTCTCAAAAAAGCCCATGATTCTCTTATGGATAAAAAAATGGAGGAAGAAAGAAATAAAAACCTGAAGAAGAAGCTGGAGCTGAATCTTTCTCTTTCCAGAGATAAAATTTTACAAGATTTGTTAAGGGGAAAGGAATTTCCTTTTCAGGAGCTTGACTATATTCAGAACGAATATAATATCAGTCTTCAAAAAGGAATGGTACAGGTCGGCATTATAGAAATCGGAAACTTTGATGCCGATTCCAGAGAGCTTATTAAAAGCGGAAGATTTGACAGCCTGGTGGAGGAAGTCGGAAAAATTATTTCAAATACTTTGTCGGAATTTCCGGAGTTAAACTGCAACATGGTGGAAATGGATATCGGGCTTATCAGCGTTATCCTTCAGCCGGTGGGTCAAAAGGAGCTTCAGGACTTTGAAGATATGACCGCGGACTTTTTCGAAAAAGTGCTCAAAGGAATAAAGCAGGATGCCAACATGCGTGCAACCATCGGTATTGGCGGAGCGTATTCGAGCCTGAGAGACATAAGCCAAAGTTACATGGGGGCAAAAGCGGCTCTGCGCCACAAGTTCATTTTGGGCGGCAACAGAGTTATTCATATAAAGACTGATTATAATGAAAAGCAAAACCTTCTGTACCCCGCCGAAAGGGAAAAAATGCTAGTGGAATCCATAATGTCCGGGGATGACAATGCTTTAAAACTTGCCGAGAATATGTTTGACGACATTGCGATAGGTACGGGGGACAATCTTAAAAGGATAGCTTTTGCTGCCAATCAGCTGGTCTTTAACATATCGAACTTTATCGACATGCAGTATGATTTTATTAATAAACTGTATGACTTCAGAAAGTTTAACAATATGGATTTTTCCAAATTTTCATCAAAGGATGAAATAAAGGAGTTTTTCCTGTCTTTTGTCACAGAGCTTTTGAATGTGGTGAAAGAATATAAACCGGCTCAGAACAACACTCTTATAAAGAAGGCGTGTGAGTATGTTTTAAATCATATTGACCAGGAAATAACTCTTATGACAATAGCCGATTATTTAAATATCAGCAAAAACTATTTCTGCTCTTTGTTTAAGCAGGAGACGGGATATAACTTTTTGGAATATGTCACCAAAGTAAAAATGGAATGGGCGAAAAAACTCCTGAGGGAAGGAAATTATAAAACCTACGAAGTAAGCGAAATGCTTGGCTACAGAGAGGCAAGCTATTTTAGCAGACTCTTTAGGAAATATACGAAGCTAAGTCCTGCAGAGTACAAGAAAAATTTTGAAAATCAGTAA
- a CDS encoding carbohydrate-binding protein yields the protein MARTKQVYADNGVELSKTTLTVGDEVTLYYKGLLAQSGADAIFAHIGYGENWEDKTFIPMQKENDVFKATIKINHADDLNIAFKDSGDNWDNNSWANYSFKVTKKAKPAKVVTAEEKAEKKAASKSAKSSTSKSAASKKSTTTKSASAKKTASGKTKKTSTEK from the coding sequence ATGGCTAGGACAAAGCAGGTGTACGCAGATAATGGTGTTGAGCTTTCCAAGACTACGTTGACTGTGGGAGACGAGGTGACTCTTTACTACAAGGGACTTTTGGCACAGAGCGGAGCAGATGCTATATTTGCACATATTGGATACGGAGAAAACTGGGAAGATAAAACGTTTATACCCATGCAAAAGGAGAACGATGTCTTCAAGGCAACCATCAAGATTAATCATGCCGATGACCTTAATATAGCATTTAAAGACAGTGGAGACAATTGGGACAACAACTCTTGGGCAAATTATTCTTTCAAAGTTACCAAAAAAGCAAAGCCAGCAAAAGTAGTCACTGCTGAGGAAAAAGCCGAAAAGAAGGCAGCTTCAAAGTCGGCAAAATCAAGTACGTCAAAATCTGCGGCATCAAAGAAAAGCACTACAACAAAATCGGCGTCAGCAAAAAAGACTGCTTCCGGCAAAACTAAAAAGACCTCAACTGAAAAATAA
- a CDS encoding peptidylprolyl isomerase, whose translation MMENNAGISKKPVVKVHVILLVAGILVLSAVLAILVAYQAGLIYGDFSELARVNGEPVYVKEYKMKLLSNTTEVINYFSQSYAVETKENFRTDSYSGEAPVEMARKKALDDIVEVKVQQILAKEKGIIESTDYREFLKELENENRQRKDALKSNKVVYGPDNYGEIEYFNYSFDNMVSKLKEKLKENELSIPEEKLESMYNLLKDTRFKLPDDIKIQVISIGFTDEKGIINDDLKSKARVKIEEAKKRIDNGEPFEEVALDYNPKSGVLEYVFTKEKQMAKDISHPELLDEALKLKPGQVSEIIERSTDFVLILCKEKKSTGYLPYKDARKQLLDELIEKDYQEYIDKLVEQADVKINEKLYRRINVN comes from the coding sequence ATGATGGAAAACAATGCCGGTATAAGTAAAAAGCCTGTCGTTAAGGTGCACGTCATCTTGCTGGTGGCAGGAATACTTGTTCTGTCTGCCGTATTGGCAATTTTGGTTGCATATCAGGCAGGACTTATATATGGAGACTTTTCAGAACTTGCCAGGGTAAACGGTGAGCCTGTCTATGTCAAAGAATATAAAATGAAGCTTTTAAGCAATACCACCGAAGTAATCAATTATTTCAGTCAAAGTTACGCAGTTGAAACCAAAGAAAATTTCCGCACCGACAGCTACAGTGGCGAAGCGCCGGTTGAAATGGCAAGAAAAAAGGCATTGGACGACATTGTGGAAGTAAAGGTTCAACAGATACTTGCAAAGGAAAAGGGAATTATTGAAAGTACTGATTATAGAGAGTTTTTAAAAGAACTGGAAAATGAAAACCGACAAAGAAAGGATGCACTCAAAAGCAACAAGGTAGTGTACGGGCCCGACAATTACGGAGAGATTGAGTATTTCAACTATTCTTTTGACAACATGGTTTCAAAGCTTAAGGAGAAGCTGAAGGAAAATGAATTGTCCATACCGGAGGAAAAGCTTGAAAGCATGTATAATTTGCTTAAAGACACGAGATTCAAGCTTCCGGATGATATAAAGATTCAGGTTATAAGCATTGGTTTTACCGATGAAAAGGGTATTATTAATGATGACCTGAAGAGTAAGGCAAGGGTTAAGATTGAAGAGGCAAAAAAGAGGATTGACAACGGAGAGCCTTTTGAAGAAGTGGCACTGGATTATAATCCGAAAAGCGGAGTTTTGGAGTACGTCTTTACAAAAGAGAAGCAGATGGCAAAAGACATTTCGCATCCCGAACTTTTGGATGAAGCGTTGAAGTTAAAGCCGGGACAGGTGAGTGAAATAATAGAAAGAAGTACGGATTTCGTTTTAATATTGTGCAAGGAGAAAAAAAGTACGGGTTACCTTCCTTATAAGGACGCACGAAAACAACTTTTGGACGAATTGATAGAAAAGGATTATCAAGAGTATATAGACAAACTTGTTGAACAGGCGGATGTAAAAATAAATGAAAAATTATATAGGCGGATAAATGTAAATTAA
- the glgD gene encoding glucose-1-phosphate adenylyltransferase subunit GlgD produces the protein MKSTMGIILTGGKNDRLKELAEMRSSTAVPIGGKYRVIDFVLSNMVNSGIKNIGVLTQYSFRSLMDHLGSGKEWDLDRRNEGLFIFPPYLAGEHSGWYQGSADAMYHNITFLKRSYEEYVLVAQGNCVYKMLFDDMLDYHIKKNADITIAYRDMSDFPREELSFMGVMTMDENRRVVDFKEKHKNPESTICSMGIYILKRELLIALLEECNSHGKYDFVKDVIINKLPTLNIYGYKFEGYWRNLNSINAYYRINMEMLNPEIRYQLFEQHGKVYTKVKDEPPAKYNEEAEVRNSIIADGCIIEGTVINSVLFRGVTIKRNAVVKDCIIMQDSVIEEDVDIESLIIDKNVYLSKGIRLKGMVNFPITIGKNAVI, from the coding sequence ATGAAAAGCACAATGGGTATAATACTTACCGGTGGAAAAAACGACAGGCTCAAAGAACTGGCAGAGATGCGATCCAGTACTGCCGTGCCGATAGGAGGAAAATACAGAGTCATAGATTTTGTACTGTCGAATATGGTAAACTCCGGCATAAAAAATATTGGCGTGCTTACCCAGTACAGTTTCAGATCGCTTATGGACCATTTGGGTTCAGGAAAAGAATGGGATTTGGACAGGAGAAATGAAGGTCTCTTTATATTCCCTCCTTATCTTGCAGGAGAACATTCAGGCTGGTACCAGGGAAGTGCCGATGCCATGTACCATAACATAACCTTTTTAAAGAGAAGTTATGAAGAATATGTTCTGGTTGCTCAGGGAAACTGTGTTTATAAGATGCTTTTTGACGACATGCTGGACTACCATATAAAGAAAAATGCCGATATTACCATAGCATACAGGGATATGAGCGATTTTCCGCGGGAAGAGCTTTCATTCATGGGCGTAATGACTATGGATGAAAACAGAAGAGTGGTTGATTTTAAGGAGAAACACAAAAACCCTGAGTCAACCATTTGCTCAATGGGAATATACATATTGAAAAGGGAGCTTCTGATTGCACTTTTGGAAGAGTGCAATTCCCACGGGAAATATGACTTTGTCAAGGACGTTATTATAAACAAGCTCCCAACCCTCAATATTTACGGATACAAGTTTGAAGGATATTGGAGAAATTTAAACAGCATAAATGCTTATTACAGGATTAACATGGAGATGCTGAATCCGGAAATAAGATATCAGCTTTTTGAACAGCATGGAAAAGTTTATACAAAGGTAAAAGACGAACCTCCCGCAAAATATAACGAGGAAGCGGAGGTCAGAAACTCCATAATAGCCGACGGATGCATTATAGAGGGAACGGTTATAAACTCGGTACTTTTCCGCGGAGTCACAATAAAAAGAAATGCCGTGGTAAAAGACTGTATAATAATGCAAGATTCAGTAATTGAGGAAGATGTGGATATTGAAAGCCTTATCATAGACAAGAACGTGTACTTGTCCAAAGGAATCAGGCTTAAGGGAATGGTCAATTTCCCTATAACAATAGGAAAAAATGCGGTAATATAA